The Triticum aestivum cultivar Chinese Spring chromosome 3A, IWGSC CS RefSeq v2.1, whole genome shotgun sequence genome includes a region encoding these proteins:
- the LOC123057485 gene encoding flavin-containing monooxygenase FMO GS-OX-like 8 produces the protein MDTACGSKPPQSKKVCVIGAGMAGLAAARELRREGHDVTLLEQSGDVGGQWLYDPRTDADDALGVAAPVKVHSSIYASLRLISPRQTTGFTDFPFCPKSGRDGRRFPGHREVHLYLKDFCHAFGLMEAVRLNTRVLRASMTPARKWAVRSMDLGLGECAGANGKELDAYVDEVFDAVVVATGHYSQPRLPSIKGMETWRGRQMHSHSYRVPEPFRGEVVVVVGCGDSGRDIAMEIRGVAKEVYIVAGSMEAVTPGLSKVLAKHSANLHLRLEVERLCEDGRVVFKDGGGSSSSIAADTVIYCTGYNYSFPFLETGGAVAVDDNRVGPLFEHVFPPSLAPSLSFIGLLRKVFAPRSFEAQARWVAQVLSGRRKLPTEEEMLRSVEEFYRAKEIAGVPSKYTHEVGSLKCSYVDDFGEKYCDFPRQERWQYELLRSTVHDMVDKFETFRDDYQDSDSIGKAVQEWHLSCLNSSSKAGSEVSRAGAKPEPGASKYEHQNDMDRSE, from the exons ATGGATACGGCATGCGGCAGCAAGCCGCCGCAGTCGAAGAAGGTGTGCGTCATCGGAGCCGGCATGGCCGGGCTGGCCGCGGCGCGCGAGCTGCGCCGGGAGGGCCACGACGTCACGCTGCTGGAGCAGAGCGGCGACGTCGGCGGGCAGTGGCTGTACGACCCGAGGACCGACGCTGACGACGCGCTCGGCGTGGCGGCGCCGGTGAAGGTGCACAGCAGCATCTACGCCTCGCTCCGGCTCATCAGCCCCCGGCAGACCACGGGCTTCACCGACTTCCCCTTCTGCCCCAAGAGCGGCCGCGACGGCCGCCGCTTCCCGGGCCACCGCGAGGTGCACCTGTACCTCAAGGACTTCTGCCACGCGTTCGGGCTCATGGAGGCCGTGAGGCTCAACACCAGGGTCCTGCGCGCCTCCATGACGCCCGCGCGTAAGTGGGCGGTGAGATCCATGGACCTCGGGCTCGGGGAGTGCGCTGGCGCCAACGGGAAGGAATTGGACGCGTACGTCGACGAGGTGTTCGACGCCGTCGTGGTCGCCACCGGCCACTACTCGCAGCCAAGATTGCCAAGCATCAAAG GCATGGAGACGTGGAGGGGGAGGCAGATGCACAGCCACTCGTATAGGGTGCCGGAGCCGTTCCGCGGCGAGGTTGTGGTGGTCGTCGGGTGCGGGGATAGCGGCAGAGACATCGCCATGGAGATCCGCGGCGTGGCAAAGGAGGTGTACATCGTCGCCGGGTCCATGGAGGCGGTCACCCCAGGCTTGTCCAAGGTGCTGGCCAAGCACAGCGCCAACCTCCACCTCCGGCTTGAG GTGGAGCGGCTGTGCGAGGACGGACGGGTAGTGTTCAAGGACGGTGGCGGCTCCAGCTCCAGCATCGCCGCTGACACCGTCATCTACTGCACAGGGTACAACTACTCGTTCCCGTTCCTGGAAACGGGCGGAGCGGTGGCCGTGGACGACAACCGCGTGGGCCCACTGTTCGAGCACGTGTTCCCGCCGTCCCTGGCTCCGTCGCTCTCCTTCATCGGCCTACTCAGGAAGGTATTCGCGCCTCGGTCCTTCGAGGCTCAGGCTCGTTGGGTGGCCCAGGTGCTGTCTGGCAGGAGGAAGCTGCCGACGGAGGAGGAGATGCTTCGATCCGTGGAGGAGTTCTACCGCGCCAAGGAGATCGCAGGCGTGCCCAGCAAGTACACCCACGAGGTCGGCTCGCTCAAGTGCTCG TACGTGGATGATTTCGGGGAGAAGTACTGCGACTTCCCTCGTCAGGAGAGGTGGCAGTACGAGCTGCTGAGGTCGACCGTGCACGACATGGTGGACAAGTTCGAGACCTTCCGGGACGACTACCAGGACAGCGACTCCATCGGCAAGGCTGTGCAGGAGTGGCATCTCTCTTGTCTGAACAGCTCGTCCAAGGCCGGTTCTGAGGTTTCGAGGGCCGGGGCGAAACCAGAACCTGGTGCCTCTAAATACGAACATCAAAATGATATGGATCGAAGTGAG